The Takifugu flavidus isolate HTHZ2018 chromosome 16, ASM371156v2, whole genome shotgun sequence genome contains the following window.
GCAGTTATTGGTCatgaaaaaagtaaaaacaatgTGCAAACAAATGTAGCATAAAGCATCCAGGCTTTATAGtcgtttttgttttaaaggacaCTCAGTGCTAGGTCTGAAACGCTTTTACAGGTAACAGAAGTGACACATTAGGCTCAGTCCAAAGTAATGAACTCAATTGTGCATCTAAACTGCTCTGTAGTGTAAACATGTAGCACCAGCATCCGCCATCAGTCCGTTTCCTCATTCAAGACACCACCACAATGATTTCACTCTCATTACATCACTAAACCAACACCAACTATTcaattttttttgctgttgtcaAATGATATTTCAGTAAATTCAGAAAACGActgacacaaacaaaacacaattccAATTTTTACGCTTGCTGAATCCTTTCACAGATCTCCGTCACATTGGCTGCAGGTTGCCATAGTGACCGATGTATCGCTGCGAAATGAAGAGGCGAGACATGTATatgattttcttctgttttgaaaGGATGGAATGCTTATAAATAGTCTGAACTTGGCAattatttctgttgttttttgcaaCTGAGATTAAGCTGAAAAGCAgatatatttcttttatttctttttttacgtGGCTTTTGAAAAAGATTCCGTGAGGTAACTGCAGCTTCACCTTCAGCTGTGGTCATGTACAGTGTAACAGTCCTCCTCTGCATGGATTTCGTGGTCAGCCAGGCAGACTTGATATTTGCGTCCACTTTGCTCTGCGCTAATTCTTCTGCCTTATTGCTTGAATCACACATTCAACAGTCTGCCCtttcacatctgtgatgttcctaTTGGGCCAACGTGACTGTCAGTCACTGCATAGTCATAAGGAAGTCTCCACACAAGAGCCGTTCCTGTGGAACGACCTGTGGTTGTGGCAGTTCTCGCTGCAGTGGACGATCAGCACCGGGTAGCAAAGGGCGTCCTCATAGTCCGGGGGTCCTTCGTCGTCTGTGTTGAGGCGCTCTGACAGGCAGCGGGTGTTCTCACTGGGACTCTCCTGGTCGTCCAAGCTGCCgctcctccagaagcagctgcGCTGGGAGCCGTAGCGTCGCGCTAAGGAGAAGCGACTACTGCTGAAGGGGATGCGGGAGCTGGCGCCGGTACAGATGCTCACGGCGCTCCTGGAGAATACCGAGGAGCAGCTGATGGCTCGGTGGCAGCGCTCGCAGTTCTGACGTATCCCGCTGAAATTGGAGGGGCGCTGGGCCAGGTCTATCAGGCCGGCCTCGGAGTAGCTGGGCACCAGCTGCTGGTTGGACCGGATGTGCCATTCCAGCTCCGTGCTGTCGATGGTGTTGACTCGAGGGATCCGGCGCCAGTAAGGTCGATCGTCACAGGGCGTCACAGGGACGTAATCGTTCCCGAAGAGCTTCTCGACTCGATAGTGGACGTAAGCCGTGTGGTACTCGGTGAAGACTCTGAGAGGCCAGGAGAAAGTGAGGAACGAGGCGAACCAGAAGACGTAGTGGGACAGATACCAGGGGTGGTGGTCCGGATCGCACAGGACCATCACATACTCCTTGAGGTCGATGTTTTTCAGGTGCATGCCTTCCCGGGCCTCCATGTAGTCGTCCAGGCCCTCGTTGTCAGTGAAAAACCTCGCTCTCTGCGTCAGGTAGGAATTCTCAGACTCCACGTTAGCAAAGCTAAAGCACTTGGTGAAGCGCATCTTTGTGAGCGCACACTTCTCCAGCCCCAGTAGCTGTTTGGAGACGTCTTTCACGCCACAGTGGCTGTAATCAAATTCAGCTTCGGCCACGTGAGTGTTGACCCGTTCGTGGTATACCTGAGTGCTGGTGTAAGCGTCTCCGTTGCGGTAGCGCGTGACCTGCCGCGTCCGCCGCACGTAGTGGTAACTGATGGCCTTCCACCAGATGCAGGGCTTAGCCTGCTGCATTCTTTGGATGCGCTCGTAGATTCCCTCCACGTCTACTTTGTGCTGCAGCTCGTTTTTCACATGACAGTGCCAGCACTCCACCAGGTAGACTAAATAGAGCATGCCCAGCAGGGCCAGGGGGATGTAGATGTAGCCGTCGGAGCAGGGGCTGTCGTGGTACATCATGGATTTCCCCTTAAAGGCGCTGTCAAAGGTGAGACGGGTCACCTCGGTCACGTGACACCACACCATCGCGCCCATGCAGCCGTACATGAGGACGGAGAGCAGCAGGCATTTCCAGAAACTCTCTCGGCAGAGCGACTTGCTCAGCGACTGCTTGAGGGGCCGTTGCTATGgagccaaaacaaacacacatggaaatGAATCGGACCTTCAGATGAGATATTTTGCCCGCCGTCGTCTCAGAGTGGCGAGGCTCCCGCCGAGGGGTCGAGCCAACGTTGGGGAGACACCGAATCAGAGCTTATCACCCTCCACAGCAGGTGATTGAACACAAGACACAATGCTGGGAACAGCATCAAACCACCTCGGAGCCTGCTGAACTAGCATATGTGGAAGGCTACACATAAACCATCTGAGATACAGGCAGGTGATACTGGAGACTACAACGtacctcctctctgctttcctcctcGAagacggtggtggtggcggtgctgGTCTCGCTGGCCGTGGCAGCGGATGCTGGCGGGGACATGATGCTGGAGCTGATGATCTCAGGGCGTGGGAGATGTCACTGCCGCGCTTCTGCAGAGTCCCTCGAGCAAGACGAGCGTGTGCCTCAGACcatcacatctgtctccatTTTGAGCTACTCCACCCTATGGAACGCCTGAGACgacgggatgggggggggggggggcgtttaaCTCACTGAAACCTAAATAAAGGAGAAATCTGGTGAATAGGAAGGGGGTAGAACGACGGAGAGGGTTGGGCGTCTGACTAGAGAGGCTGCATCCCGCGTTGTACGGATTGGCTGTCGGTGCCGCAGTAACAGGATCGGaggggatgttttttttttctattagcCTGTTGGTCATTGTAAAATGAGCGtgtcctgcccccctccccgctcCCGCAGCTGGTGTCCGTATCGGCGTGTGCAGGGAGGCGGAGGCGCCTTTACGCAGAGCCGGACGCGACGCAGCGCTCGGCTGAGGCAGGTGGACGGATCTGTTCTGCTCCACTGCGCCGGGCTTCCGGGGAGGATCGGGCTGCGACGGGGAGATTTTCCTTCAATCTGAGATTAAAACTTGGGTTGTTGATTTCCACCAGCGAGGGCCCGTTTGGCGGAGGGATTTTGCGATTGTGAGCGTAAAAAGCAGCAACACTTGTGTCCTCGGAGGCCacgttttaaaatgttttataaagACAAAGCTCAACCAAATCATGAAAAGCAACGTTTGAAATGATATGAGGAACATTTCTATACACGAATCTTTCATAATATATGAACGTCTGTAATGTAGATTCATGCTGCTGTGAATGGTTGCGTCATATTGTTGTAACAGTATTGAGAATTTTGCTTGTTTTCAATTGAATCAAGAAACcaaataatatttaatttaatgtaatcAGTAGCGTAATATCAGTAGGGAGCCACAACATGTATAAACTGATTTgataaagacattaaaaaatgaaGCACCAGGCACTTACCAGGCAAAATTTATTGTTCACGAAATATATCAAAACATTATGCACGTTATGGAATAAAAAAGAACACGTAACATTAAGATTagtaaaaaatacattttaaaaatcacaaaatGGTATGTGCACACAAGAATGTCGTTAACATCACCTGAATTTTCCAGCATTATTTGGGCAACGTCTCAAAAAAGTTACAAAAACACCCTCAAAGGCTGTTTGAACTGACGGTCTGATTTtactttttattgttttgttttaatgttgtcATCCATTGGATAAATGCGTGGATTTTAAGACGTGTTTCTTATATTAAGGGATCAAAAATCACATGTTTCATATTATAGCAGATGAGATCAACCATAAATGTATAGAATCATGGTGGAAACATAAGCGTATCCTCAGTAACAGGCCTTCATGTGGGTAATATCTGAACTGTTGACTACTTTTCCCAAGGTCTTCTTTTCTGTTGATAAAGATTGATTATGGGAAAAAAGGATTATGACAGAAACATTACAGTCTCTACTTTGTTTCTTGATGTAAATATATCCATTTAATGGAACAAAACCAGCGCTACTTACAGGATACACGTTGGACAGGTTGTTGAAAAGCACCTGTCCCGCACTCACTTTGTTTCTCACTCCTCTGATGGTCCCATTCTTGCTGCAGATGTTGATCCTCTTGTTGCTGAACAGCTTCTCTCTCTTGGCACTAGCATACAAAAGCAGGTCATCGGGTTCACCGCCGTTCTCGTCCTGGGCCGCCCCAAGCCCGTTTAGGTGGCTGTTGGCCTCCCCAGTGGGATGTGGACTCCCCTGCTCTGCGCCTGCATGGCTGCTTTGCTCGGAggctgcagagtctgacagtgAAGCACACCAGGCTGTTTCATCCTTGAATACCTCCGCCAAGACCCGGCCGCTGTTGGCAGCTGCTACTCGGAACCTCActgtttttccagccttttctttctcttttttccagtgTGGCTCCTCCATTGTTACACAGCAATGACTCACATGGCTCTCATTCCTCTCAGGGAAGCTGGTTATGCTCCTTGCTGCTGTGACATTAGTGATATAATTAGCAGACAATATTGTCCCGCTTTGATGTGTCAAAATGAACTAAAAGTACTCTGGCTACAAACCCTGACACCAAAGTGTTCCATAATAGATGaagctgccatggcaacagccacaGGGAGCAAACAGTAACTTATATGACCACTTTCAATAATTTATAAAGGTGAGTTTCAAAACCCATGGACGCCCGACCCTGTCGTAGATATGTGTCCAAACAATGCTGCTGTGaagcacacacacccttttgTGCACTTCAAGCTCATCGGTCCTTAAAGTAAGAGGGGCATTAGCTTGCAATCACTTTCCAGGCAGCAGAAAAGCTCACTGTTGCAGAGCAGCAAGAAAACGATATTGATTTTGTGTTGAAGCCATCACTGGTGTTTAGGAAGCCAGTggtttgaacaaaaaaaaatgctttgctTAGTTTTTCTTACTTACTCAAACTGACTGTGCAAATGCGTGTGTAAAGAACACACTGGAATGTATCTAAACTACGAAAAAACGGGTTTAGAAATCGAATTTATTGCATATTTTATTGACATTAACATTGATAGAAAGCAATAAATATATGTATTATAGCTATTGTTATTTGTGTTCTGTAGGTACCGTTTTTCCAAGCATTTCTAGCAGAATTCCCCAGTGACGCTTGTAAGAAGCGAACAGCAAGATTGTAGTTCATCTGTCGGCCTCTAGGTGACAGTATTACTGTCGCTAGAGTACCTCACAACAATCGAcaacgaagaagaagaacagacGCATGGTATCGACATGGGGAAAAGAAGACAGAATAAGGAGCTTTTGGCCAATTTAaccaaaaaacagaagaaacacCTGAAAGAATTTGGAGAGGAGCACCCGTTTCATGACGCGTAAGCAAAACAATAAGCTATTAAGCTAAATATAGCTTAATGTAAAGAACTAGATGTAATACATTTTAAAGCTGTTGAACAACCAAGTGTTATTTGTGTTTCCTTGCAGTGTAAATGAAAGATCTGAACGGACAGAAATAGTTGAACTGGTGAGTGACACTGACAAAGTTCAAGTtttgaaatatgaaaataacGATTGTAGTGACTAAACAACATGACACTGCAGTCAAATGATAAATAATCATCAGTAATTGCATTCCAACAAATTAAAGGCATGCATACATATATTGTGGCAACTGAAATACACACCTCAATTTGTACTATAAGTCAtatgctgctgttactacttaGATCTGAATATATAGTGATGCTGTTGTGCATGTGGTGTTCCAGCCACCAAGCCCAGAGCACTTTGATGCTGATCCTTATAAGCAagacgaggaggaagaagaggaaccAGAGCAGAAAACAGCCTACCAGAAACTTCTCTCAACCCTCAGCCAGCCCACCAGTAAGGAACTGAGTGAAGAGAGCAgtgagagtgaagaggaagaagaggagcttcTGGAGGAAGGTGGGCTCTTTGAACTCCAACACAATGAAAGCGGCGTTGAACATTTTGCAGTCAACCAATGTGAGCTTTTGCTTTTTGTTATAGCGGACAGCGACGGAGATGGTGAGCCTGACGAGGGTCAAAGTTCAGATGAAGAAAAGGCCGTTGAACAAGATGCAGAGGAGCCTTTGAGTACAATGGTGCAAGAAGGAAGAAATGAGGTAGAAGAGTTTATCGACGAAGAGCACGAGTCTCAGTTCTGTCTGGAGACTAACTTCatggatgaagaaaaagaagaagacagaaCTCCAGAGCAGAAAGACAGCTCAGGTAAATCCACACCTACATGATCCGATTCACATGACAACAAGGAAACTATTGCAAACGGGCTAAAATATTCTATTCATCCACAACAATAACCAGACACACCTCCTCATTTAAtggttttcctttattttcataACTATTTACTGTGTAGATTCTCACTGAAGCCATAAAAACCACAAATGGATTTAAGTAGAAAAGAACAAAGTGTGAaataacaaagcattttgtGGATCCTTTGAAAAAGCCACCCTTCGCTTTGATTCCTGCCTCTGGAGGTGGTTTTCCAACAGTCTCGAAGGAGCCCGCAGAGATGCTGAGCACTTGTTGGCCCTTGTACCTTTACTCCGCAGTCCCTCCCATCCCAATGAATCATGGTCCAACTGAACTCAACCTGGATGGGAAGGAATGTTGCTGCTCTGGTAACTGTGCAGAAaataggaaaaataaagaaagaattcCAACTGTTAACAACTGTTGATAACAAATTAGCCACGAGGGTCTGCACATCTTCAGTGACTACTTTGTGTGTCTAATTCATTCTGTTGAGGGTTTTACTGCGAATGACTAAACTGGAATACAAATTTCCTTCAGTTTATTGAGGTAATAGCCAAACATGTTCACCTCGTACTTTAAGAACAAATAGTGCAACAAATTCCTTGCTGGCGTCTGATGA
Protein-coding sequences here:
- the tmem151bb gene encoding transmembrane protein 151B, producing the protein MSPPASAATASETSTATTTVFEEESREEQRPLKQSLSKSLCRESFWKCLLLSVLMYGCMGAMVWCHVTEVTRLTFDSAFKGKSMMYHDSPCSDGYIYIPLALLGMLYLVYLVECWHCHVKNELQHKVDVEGIYERIQRMQQAKPCIWWKAISYHYVRRTRQVTRYRNGDAYTSTQVYHERVNTHVAEAEFDYSHCGVKDVSKQLLGLEKCALTKMRFTKCFSFANVESENSYLTQRARFFTDNEGLDDYMEAREGMHLKNIDLKEYVMVLCDPDHHPWYLSHYVFWFASFLTFSWPLRVFTEYHTAYVHYRVEKLFGNDYVPVTPCDDRPYWRRIPRVNTIDSTELEWHIRSNQQLVPSYSEAGLIDLAQRPSNFSGIRQNCERCHRAISCSSVFSRSAVSICTGASSRIPFSSSRFSLARRYGSQRSCFWRSGSLDDQESPSENTRCLSERLNTDDEGPPDYEDALCYPVLIVHCSENCHNHRSFHRNGSCVETSL
- the grxcr1b gene encoding glutaredoxin domain-containing cysteine-rich protein 1, with amino-acid sequence MEEPHWKKEKEKAGKTVRFRVAAANSGRVLAEVFKDETAWCASLSDSAASEQSSHAGAEQGSPHPTGEANSHLNGLGAAQDENGGEPDDLLLYASAKREKLFSNKRINICSKNGTIRGVRNKVSAGQVLFNNLSNVYPKRRPWEK